One window of Gilliamella sp. B3022 genomic DNA carries:
- a CDS encoding IscS subfamily cysteine desulfurase: MKLPIYMDYAATTPVDPRVAEKMIQYLTPNGIFGNPASRSHKFGWQAEEAVDIARNQIADLIGADSREIVFTSGATEADNLAIKGAAHFNKAKGKHIITCKTEHKAVLDTCRQLEREGYEVTYLAPESNGILDLDKLAAAMRSDTTVVSIMHVNNETGVIQDIEKIGEMCRERGIVFHVDATQSVGKLPIDLTKLKVDLMSFSGHKIYGPKGIGGLYVRRKPRVRIEAQMHGGGHERGMRSGTLPVHQIVGMGEAYRIAKEEMATEMPRLLALKNRLWNGLKDIEEVYLNGSLEHSVANILNVSFAYIEGESLMMALKDLAVSSGSACTSASLEPSYVLRALGLNDELAHSSIRFSFGRFSTEEEVDYVIKLIKDSIGKLRELSPLWEMFKDGVDLSKIKWSAH, encoded by the coding sequence ATGAAATTACCTATTTATATGGATTATGCAGCTACAACGCCGGTTGATCCTAGAGTTGCTGAAAAAATGATACAATATTTAACACCAAATGGTATTTTTGGTAATCCAGCATCCCGTTCTCATAAATTTGGTTGGCAAGCCGAAGAAGCGGTGGATATTGCTCGAAATCAAATTGCCGATCTTATTGGTGCTGATTCCCGAGAAATTGTGTTCACTTCAGGAGCAACGGAGGCTGATAACTTAGCGATTAAAGGGGCAGCTCATTTCAATAAAGCTAAAGGTAAACATATTATTACTTGTAAAACCGAACACAAAGCGGTACTTGATACCTGCCGTCAACTTGAACGTGAAGGCTATGAAGTAACTTATTTGGCCCCTGAATCTAATGGAATATTGGATTTAGATAAACTAGCAGCTGCAATGCGCAGTGATACAACCGTTGTATCAATTATGCATGTCAATAATGAAACTGGCGTCATCCAAGATATCGAAAAAATTGGTGAAATGTGTCGTGAAAGAGGTATTGTTTTTCACGTTGATGCAACCCAAAGTGTCGGTAAATTGCCAATTGACCTTACAAAATTGAAAGTTGATTTAATGTCATTTTCAGGTCACAAAATTTACGGTCCTAAAGGTATCGGTGGGCTTTATGTAAGGCGTAAACCTAGAGTACGTATTGAAGCACAAATGCATGGTGGTGGTCATGAGAGGGGTATGCGCTCTGGAACTTTACCTGTGCATCAAATTGTTGGTATGGGAGAAGCATATCGTATTGCTAAAGAAGAAATGGCAACTGAAATGCCGCGTTTATTAGCTTTAAAAAATCGCTTGTGGAATGGCTTGAAAGATATAGAAGAAGTTTATCTTAATGGTTCTTTAGAACACAGCGTTGCTAATATTTTAAACGTAAGCTTTGCTTACATTGAGGGTGAATCATTGATGATGGCTTTAAAAGATTTGGCTGTATCATCAGGTTCAGCTTGTACTTCTGCTAGTTTAGAACCATCTTATGTGTTACGGGCTCTTGGCCTTAATGATGAACTTGCCCATAGTTCGATACGTTTTTCATTTGGTCGATTTAGTACTGAAGAAGAAGTGGATTATGTGATTAAACTAATCAAAGACTCTATTGGTAAATTAAGAGAATTATCTCCGCTTTGGGAAATGTTTAAAGATGGTGTTGATCTAAGTAAAATCAAATGGTCAGCCCATTAA
- the iscR gene encoding Fe-S cluster assembly transcriptional regulator IscR, whose translation MKLTSKGRYAVTAMLDVALHSGSGPVSLADISERQEISLSYLEQLFARLRKNGLVTSVRGPGGGYVLGRAMDQIAISSIVKAVDETVHATKCHGQDGCQGGVRCLTHTLWNDLSERIEDFLTSITLSELVNNNEVKAVANRQSNIQHISIN comes from the coding sequence ATGAAATTGACATCAAAAGGAAGATACGCGGTAACTGCAATGTTGGATGTAGCATTACATTCTGGTTCAGGGCCTGTATCACTTGCCGATATTTCAGAACGTCAAGAAATCTCACTTTCTTATCTTGAACAATTATTTGCGCGGTTACGAAAAAATGGCTTAGTAACCAGTGTTAGAGGCCCAGGTGGGGGGTATGTGTTGGGTCGAGCAATGGATCAAATTGCGATTAGCTCAATTGTAAAAGCCGTTGATGAAACGGTACATGCAACCAAGTGTCACGGTCAAGATGGCTGTCAAGGTGGTGTTAGATGCTTAACCCATACACTATGGAATGATTTAAGCGAGCGAATAGAGGACTTCTTAACCAGCATTACACTTAGCGAGTTAGTCAATAATAATGAAGTAAAAGCCGTAGCTAATCGACAAAGCAATATACAGCACATCAGCATTAATTAA
- the sltY gene encoding murein transglycosylase, translating into MKLVLRYLLIISLVFTSNTFANNSQKMLRENYQKWINSYQSLNFQEQKTLLATLKNYPLYPYAAVQFFQKNIKVVPPNMVREFVKKYQDFPLTNSLTQSYLRELTNRQDWDSIISFPKDNSIPSNCLYQYALLKKNDDKFIFNDVKSLWLTGKELSSACDPLLDAWTKIGKRTNNLILLRIELAVEANNLKLARHLANLLDERYTTTKSHLLDLFDNPRKLEDFSKNIKASSFTKKIILASFSRLTKVDMKLAETLLPQLINQQKLNENEQSLLQKSLASVYFNDSATDEQIKWRDNYIAKSHDSSLVEKRIRIAIDENNYKDIDYWLAQLTPEDQLKEDWQYWKARVLLKNNQKKEAHGILQTLTTKRGFYGMISAQALNQYYSLNNQSQKITHTEISTLKSKFDNKPFIKRINELRSLGMLSESSREWRYMLNSQMDNNEYPKLAQYALHKGWGDLSIQATIAGKLWNNWTERLPIMYRDLYHNALKDKAIPFSYALAISRQESALDTTVQSSAGARGLMQLMPATAKETAKKMGSITYVSSTQLFDPKINIQLGSYYLNSVYLQNDNNRILSSAAYNAGPNRVKGWLKESGGKLDAVAFIDSIPFTETRNYVKNVLVYDYIYQMILGKKNPQILTQHEFNKQY; encoded by the coding sequence ATGAAATTGGTATTACGTTACTTATTGATAATAAGTTTAGTATTTACGAGTAACACTTTCGCAAATAATTCTCAAAAAATGTTACGAGAAAATTATCAAAAATGGATTAACTCCTATCAATCGTTAAATTTTCAAGAACAAAAAACATTACTTGCAACCCTAAAAAATTATCCATTATATCCTTATGCTGCCGTGCAATTTTTTCAAAAAAATATAAAAGTTGTTCCCCCAAATATGGTCAGAGAATTTGTCAAAAAATATCAGGATTTTCCTTTAACAAACTCTCTAACACAATCTTATTTAAGAGAATTAACCAATCGCCAAGATTGGGATTCTATAATTTCATTTCCTAAAGATAATTCGATACCTTCTAATTGTCTCTACCAATATGCTTTACTCAAGAAAAACGATGATAAATTCATTTTCAATGATGTGAAATCACTTTGGCTTACAGGTAAAGAGCTTTCTTCTGCATGTGATCCATTACTTGATGCCTGGACTAAAATCGGTAAACGAACAAATAATTTAATATTATTACGTATTGAATTGGCAGTCGAAGCAAATAATTTAAAATTAGCTCGACATCTTGCAAACTTATTAGATGAACGTTATACAACGACTAAAAGCCATTTACTAGACTTATTTGATAATCCAAGAAAATTGGAAGATTTCTCAAAAAATATTAAAGCAAGCTCTTTTACTAAAAAAATTATTTTAGCATCATTCTCTCGTTTAACCAAAGTCGATATGAAATTAGCTGAGACTTTATTACCGCAATTAATTAATCAGCAAAAATTAAATGAAAACGAACAAAGTTTATTGCAAAAAAGTTTAGCTAGTGTTTATTTTAATGATTCTGCTACTGATGAACAAATTAAATGGAGAGACAATTATATTGCCAAAAGTCATGATTCATCGTTGGTTGAAAAACGTATCCGTATAGCTATTGATGAAAATAATTACAAAGATATTGATTATTGGCTAGCACAACTAACACCAGAAGATCAATTAAAAGAGGATTGGCAATATTGGAAAGCACGTGTGTTATTAAAAAATAATCAAAAAAAAGAAGCGCATGGGATTTTACAAACACTCACAACGAAACGTGGCTTTTATGGTATGATTAGTGCACAAGCACTGAATCAATATTACTCTCTTAATAATCAATCACAAAAAATTACCCATACCGAAATTTCAACATTAAAATCTAAGTTTGATAATAAACCTTTTATCAAAAGAATTAATGAATTACGTAGTTTAGGTATGTTATCAGAATCAAGCCGAGAATGGCGATATATGCTCAATAGTCAAATGGATAATAATGAATACCCGAAATTAGCTCAATATGCTTTACATAAAGGTTGGGGAGATCTAAGTATTCAAGCAACCATTGCAGGCAAACTATGGAATAATTGGACCGAACGCCTACCTATCATGTACCGTGACTTATATCATAATGCCTTAAAAGATAAAGCTATCCCATTTTCTTATGCTTTAGCTATCTCTCGTCAAGAAAGTGCGCTTGATACTACAGTACAGTCTTCAGCTGGAGCCAGAGGATTAATGCAATTGATGCCAGCCACCGCAAAAGAAACGGCTAAAAAAATGGGCTCTATTACTTATGTTTCATCAACACAGCTGTTCGATCCTAAAATCAACATACAATTGGGTAGCTACTATTTAAATTCAGTTTATCTACAAAATGATAATAACCGGATATTATCTTCAGCAGCTTATAATGCAGGACCTAATCGTGTCAAAGGCTGGTTAAAAGAGAGTGGTGGAAAACTTGATGCTGTTGCTTTTATTGATAGCATTCCATTTACTGAAACGCGTAATTACGTGAAAAATGTATTAGTTTATGACTATATCTATCAAATGATCTTAGGTAAAAAAAATCCACAAATTTTAACTCAGCATGAATTTAATAAACAATATTAA
- the trpR gene encoding trp operon repressor, whose translation MKNNEWQQTVKLLHQAFNDGYSLDILKLLMTADERDALITRMKIVHSLLDGSINQRQLKDQLKIGIATVTRGSNSLKEATPEFKKWLENTLLSSDN comes from the coding sequence ATGAAAAATAACGAATGGCAACAAACCGTTAAGCTATTACACCAAGCTTTTAATGACGGTTATTCACTTGATATATTAAAATTATTAATGACAGCCGATGAGCGAGATGCCCTGATAACCAGAATGAAAATTGTACATTCATTGCTTGACGGTTCTATCAACCAACGGCAGTTAAAAGATCAACTAAAAATAGGCATTGCAACAGTAACTCGAGGTTCTAATAGTCTTAAAGAGGCAACACCTGAGTTTAAAAAATGGTTAGAAAACACTCTATTAAGCTCAGATAACTAA
- the robA gene encoding MDR efflux pump AcrAB transcriptional activator RobA yields the protein MNQVSIISDLIIWIEKNLEQPLSIDNVSQKSGYSKWHLQRMFKEVTGQVLGTYIRHRRLTYAALALRMTSKPILDIAMQYRFDSQQTFTRSFKKQFNETPASYRRGEFWDPVGLTPAIDLNKNQLSLPDPKFVDMPKQTFWGISFKNNCNLGQLLDEENRLRTQFFHNYLSRCTNNNEDLPDKIYAFSRILKSKDNTNEQELLYTIALDHNNNLEHIEEVVSEGGLYLCFKYIGSPDNFSDFISQVHLAAMPTLKVRLRSSSCLIEIHHNHQNDTVCSVKDIKTMECDYCVPVVTETEVNIQQNL from the coding sequence ATGAATCAAGTTAGTATTATTTCAGATCTTATTATTTGGATTGAAAAAAATTTGGAACAGCCATTGTCTATTGATAATGTATCGCAAAAGTCTGGTTATTCAAAGTGGCATTTACAACGAATGTTTAAAGAAGTAACGGGTCAAGTTCTTGGGACGTATATTCGCCATCGTCGCTTAACTTATGCGGCGCTCGCTTTGCGTATGACAAGCAAGCCGATTTTAGACATTGCTATGCAATATCGTTTTGATTCGCAACAAACATTTACTCGATCTTTTAAAAAACAGTTTAATGAAACTCCAGCAAGTTATCGTCGAGGTGAATTTTGGGATCCTGTAGGATTAACACCAGCAATTGATCTTAATAAAAATCAGCTTTCACTACCTGATCCCAAATTTGTTGATATGCCGAAACAGACTTTTTGGGGGATTTCATTTAAGAATAATTGTAATTTAGGGCAATTATTAGACGAAGAAAATAGACTTCGGACGCAGTTTTTTCATAATTATTTATCTCGTTGTACAAATAATAATGAAGATTTGCCTGATAAAATTTATGCGTTTAGTCGTATATTAAAAAGTAAAGATAACACCAATGAGCAAGAATTACTTTATACCATTGCGTTAGATCATAATAATAATCTTGAACATATTGAAGAAGTTGTCAGTGAAGGTGGATTATATTTGTGCTTTAAATATATTGGTTCGCCAGATAATTTTAGTGATTTTATCTCTCAAGTTCATTTAGCTGCAATGCCAACCCTAAAAGTACGGTTGCGTAGTTCCAGTTGTTTAATCGAAATTCATCATAATCATCAAAATGATACAGTCTGCTCTGTGAAAGATATTAAAACTATGGAGTGTGATTACTGCGTGCCAGTTGTTACAGAAACTGAAGTTAATATCCAACAAAATTTATAA
- the nfuA gene encoding Fe-S biogenesis protein NfuA: MSIITISESAQQHFKKLLANQPEGTQIRVFVMDPGTPSAECGVSYCPADTVEDNDIEEKYADFSVYIDELSAPFLEETVIDYVTDEFGAQLTLKAPNSKMRKVADDAPLIERVNYVIQAQINPQLASHGGRVNLVELTDDNYVILQFGGGCNGCSMVDYTLKEGIEKQLMVEFPELAGVKDITEHQAGAHSFY; encoded by the coding sequence ATGTCTATTATTACTATTTCTGAATCAGCTCAACAGCACTTTAAAAAATTGCTTGCTAATCAACCAGAAGGCACACAAATTAGAGTATTTGTTATGGATCCAGGTACGCCTAGTGCAGAATGTGGCGTTTCATATTGTCCGGCTGATACAGTTGAAGATAACGATATAGAAGAAAAGTATGCCGATTTTTCTGTTTATATCGATGAATTGAGTGCCCCATTTTTGGAAGAAACTGTGATTGATTATGTGACGGATGAATTTGGAGCACAGTTAACTTTAAAAGCACCAAATTCCAAAATGAGAAAAGTTGCGGATGATGCCCCGTTAATTGAACGAGTCAACTATGTTATCCAAGCACAGATTAACCCTCAGTTGGCAAGTCATGGTGGACGTGTAAATCTAGTTGAGTTAACCGACGATAATTATGTCATATTACAATTTGGTGGTGGATGTAATGGTTGCTCAATGGTTGATTATACGTTAAAAGAAGGTATTGAAAAACAATTAATGGTTGAATTTCCTGAACTTGCAGGAGTGAAAGATATTACCGAACATCAAGCGGGCGCACATTCATTTTATTAA
- a CDS encoding phosphoribosyltransferase family protein, with protein MRCILCNMSLSLSHHGICSQCVKNLPKFNKICPQCCLPHSLSTNVCYRCREHKPYWDELIAASEYIHPLKNLIHHLKFYKKIELNLALARLMFLAWYQRREMEGLAKPDLVTCVPLHHFRYWSRGYNQAELLAKPIAKWLNRDFYPHLLSRRKNATDQKKLSLKQRMSNVETLFVCNQNVANKSVMLIDDIVTTGNTINVISQQLKQRGATRVEIICLCRTVL; from the coding sequence ATGCGCTGTATTTTATGTAATATGTCTTTATCTTTATCTCATCATGGTATTTGCAGCCAATGTGTTAAAAATTTACCTAAATTCAATAAGATTTGTCCCCAATGTTGTTTACCCCATTCGTTATCAACAAATGTATGCTATCGATGTCGAGAGCATAAACCCTATTGGGACGAACTTATTGCTGCTAGTGAATATATTCACCCATTAAAGAATTTAATTCATCACTTAAAATTTTATAAAAAAATTGAATTAAATTTGGCATTAGCCAGATTAATGTTTTTAGCCTGGTATCAACGGCGGGAAATGGAAGGCTTAGCTAAACCAGATTTGGTAACTTGTGTTCCTTTACATCATTTTCGATATTGGTCCCGAGGCTACAATCAAGCTGAATTGTTAGCAAAACCGATTGCTAAATGGTTAAATCGCGATTTTTATCCTCATCTGTTATCAAGAAGGAAAAATGCGACAGATCAAAAGAAGTTATCACTTAAACAACGGATGAGCAATGTTGAAACACTTTTTGTTTGTAACCAAAATGTTGCTAATAAATCGGTAATGCTTATTGATGATATTGTTACTACTGGTAATACTATAAATGTTATTAGTCAACAGTTAAAACAACGCGGGGCTACTCGTGTTGAGATAATTTGTTTATGCCGTACGGTATTGTAA
- a CDS encoding peptidylprolyl isomerase has protein sequence MKKIKLLFISLLFTLFTSVAGADTKVLLQTSLGDIEIELDSEHAPITTKNFIDYVKSGFYENLTFHRVMPGFMIQGGGADDQLKFKEGNAPIKNEANNGLKNNRGTIAMARTSNVDSATSQFFINTVNNEFLNYQSPENYGYAVFGKVIKGMDTVDKIVNVATHRVGPHQNVPVDPVYIKKVTIIE, from the coding sequence ATGAAAAAAATCAAATTGTTATTTATATCATTGTTGTTCACTCTTTTTACTAGTGTTGCTGGCGCTGATACTAAAGTGTTATTGCAAACGAGTCTGGGTGATATTGAAATTGAATTAGATAGCGAACATGCGCCAATAACTACTAAAAACTTTATTGATTATGTTAAGAGTGGATTTTATGAAAATTTAACCTTTCACCGCGTCATGCCTGGCTTTATGATTCAAGGTGGTGGAGCCGACGATCAATTGAAATTTAAAGAGGGAAATGCACCGATAAAAAATGAAGCAAACAATGGTTTGAAAAACAATCGTGGTACGATAGCCATGGCAAGAACAAGTAATGTGGATAGTGCAACTAGCCAATTCTTTATTAATACTGTTAACAACGAATTTCTCAATTACCAATCACCTGAAAATTACGGTTATGCTGTTTTTGGTAAAGTGATTAAAGGGATGGATACTGTTGATAAAATTGTGAATGTAGCAACTCACCGTGTTGGACCTCACCAAAATGTGCCAGTTGATCCGGTCTATATTAAAAAGGTAACCATTATTGAATAG